Proteins encoded by one window of Dietzia sp. B32:
- a CDS encoding PP2C family serine/threonine-protein phosphatase, translating to MTPALVYTARSHLGMVRENNEDSAYAGPRLLALADGMGGHAAGEIASQFVVAALARLDEDEPGQDLTGALTRALTVGNDAISAHVEAHPETDGMGCTATALLFDGRRMGLIHVGDSRAYLLRDGTLTQITKDDTFVQSLVDRGELSADEAHTHPRRSLILKALTGEPVEPTAVIREARVGDRYLLCSDGLSDPVSTETIAETLGTGTVDEAADRLVQLALRSGGPDNITVVLADVLDSPRDAPAIPVVVGAASGDEPGQIDPAADPYSGTAAGKAAAFSRAQVAARGGAAGASGADAGGAGRGNGSDDDEGDPAPPRGSRWRFALSVVGVLVVVAGIIGVSALLVRSNYFVTESDSQVVVKRGISGEVFGISLASVSQVGCLTREGDLTMHSPDAIPTGCDVFTLGDLREPARETVRAGMPSGSLAEAGAQVSRLTRDNLLPPCEPREEQERRGGQSSSSPSPTGSPSPNGSPSPAAPGSPDGPTSPAETPAPSGGAAPTDDASTPPTPSSPAQVPGETCRAVS from the coding sequence GTGACCCCGGCGCTCGTCTACACCGCGCGCTCCCACCTGGGCATGGTGCGGGAGAACAACGAGGACTCGGCCTACGCCGGTCCCCGCCTGCTCGCCCTCGCCGACGGGATGGGCGGGCACGCGGCGGGCGAGATCGCCAGCCAGTTCGTCGTCGCGGCGCTCGCCAGACTCGACGAGGACGAGCCGGGCCAGGACCTCACCGGGGCCCTCACCCGCGCGCTGACCGTCGGCAACGACGCGATCTCCGCGCACGTCGAGGCGCACCCGGAGACCGACGGCATGGGCTGCACGGCCACCGCGCTGCTGTTCGACGGCCGTCGCATGGGCCTGATCCACGTGGGCGACTCCCGGGCCTACCTGCTGCGCGACGGGACGCTGACCCAGATCACCAAGGACGACACCTTCGTCCAGTCCCTCGTCGACCGCGGGGAGCTGTCCGCCGACGAGGCGCACACCCATCCGCGCCGTTCGCTCATCCTCAAGGCGCTGACCGGGGAACCGGTGGAGCCGACCGCCGTCATCCGCGAGGCGCGGGTCGGCGACCGCTACCTGCTGTGCTCCGACGGCCTGTCCGACCCGGTGAGCACCGAGACCATCGCCGAGACGCTCGGCACCGGCACCGTCGACGAGGCCGCGGACCGGTTGGTGCAGCTGGCGTTGCGGTCGGGCGGGCCGGACAACATCACCGTGGTCCTCGCCGACGTCCTGGACTCGCCGCGCGACGCGCCGGCCATCCCCGTGGTCGTGGGTGCGGCGTCGGGCGACGAACCGGGCCAGATCGATCCCGCCGCCGACCCGTACTCCGGCACCGCGGCCGGTAAGGCCGCCGCGTTCTCCCGCGCGCAGGTCGCCGCCCGCGGGGGCGCCGCCGGTGCGTCGGGCGCCGACGCCGGGGGCGCCGGACGTGGGAACGGATCCGACGACGACGAGGGCGACCCCGCCCCGCCCCGTGGCAGCCGATGGCGGTTCGCCCTGAGCGTGGTCGGGGTACTCGTCGTCGTGGCCGGGATCATCGGCGTGTCCGCGCTGCTCGTCCGCAGCAACTACTTCGTCACCGAATCGGACAGCCAGGTCGTGGTGAAGAGGGGCATCTCCGGGGAGGTCTTCGGCATCTCGCTGGCCTCGGTCAGCCAGGTGGGGTGCCTCACCCGCGAGGGCGACCTCACCATGCACTCCCCCGACGCCATCCCCACCGGGTGCGACGTGTTCACCCTGGGGGACCTCCGCGAGCCCGCCCGGGAGACCGTCCGGGCGGGGATGCCGTCGGGCAGTCTCGCCGAGGCCGGCGCCCAGGTCTCCCGCCTCACGCGGGACAACCTCCTGCCGCCCTGCGAGCCGCGTGAGGAGCAGGAGCGCCGGGGCGGGCAGTCCTCGTCGTCGCCCTCCCCCACGGGTTCCCCGTCCCCCAACGGGTCGCCGTCCCCCGCCGCCCCGGGGTCACCGGACGGCCCCACGTCCCCGGCGGAGACCCCCGCCCCGTCCGGTGGGGCCGCCCCCACCGACGATGCGTCGACTCCCCCCACCCCCTCGTCCCCCGCGCAGGTGCCCGGGGAGACCTGCCGGGCGGTGAGCTGA
- a CDS encoding FHA domain-containing protein, producing MQGLVLQLSRGLLLALLWLFIYLTLRALKTDVFGNVGMRSSGRGERRGGVFGRGSRTIRHLVVTQGALAGTRITLSEQPVLLGRADSCTLVIDDDYASNQHARLSPHGPDWFLEDLGSTNGTYLDRSRVTTPVKVDAGTPIRIGKTVIELRT from the coding sequence GTGCAGGGACTCGTTCTGCAGCTCTCGCGTGGTCTGTTGCTGGCCCTGTTGTGGCTGTTCATCTACCTCACCCTGCGGGCGCTCAAGACCGATGTCTTCGGCAACGTGGGGATGCGCTCGTCCGGTCGCGGGGAGCGACGGGGCGGTGTCTTCGGACGGGGGTCGAGGACGATCCGCCATCTCGTGGTCACCCAGGGCGCGCTCGCCGGTACCCGGATCACCCTGTCCGAACAGCCGGTACTGCTGGGCCGCGCCGACTCGTGCACCCTGGTGATCGACGACGACTACGCGTCCAACCAGCACGCGCGGCTGTCCCCGCACGGCCCGGACTGGTTCCTCGAGGACCTCGGCTCGACGAACGGCACCTATCTGGACAGATCGCGGGTGACGACCCCCGTCAAGGTGGACGCCGGCACGCCGATCCGGATCGGCAAGACCGTGATCGAGCTCCGCACGTGA
- a CDS encoding TetR/AcrR family transcriptional regulator, whose amino-acid sequence MAYVPPGHAQIQRCEKGQHNSMGRATDSLRKQSVPHRSPKTSGSTKKAILDSAEALLADDDVSNVTMRSIAEAAGIDPASVTYHFGGKTELIAAVMRRRYTALRELQLGALTRLLAESTEIPTVRQLLDTVYRPWFEMVGSDDQGWRSYSRLVAGTLNDGILADLIEDHAGQWREALVAALCRACPGADEKTVMQALALTFGAALPFVAPPAASTAGGPDAPTVSDRDYERFLHFVSSGFESMASWPIG is encoded by the coding sequence ATGGCCTACGTGCCTCCCGGGCACGCGCAGATCCAACGGTGTGAGAAGGGCCAACACAACAGCATGGGCAGGGCCACCGATTCCCTCCGGAAGCAGTCCGTTCCGCACCGGTCCCCGAAAACGTCCGGGAGTACCAAGAAGGCGATTCTGGACAGCGCCGAGGCCCTGCTCGCCGACGACGATGTCAGCAATGTCACCATGCGCTCGATCGCCGAGGCCGCCGGGATCGACCCTGCGAGCGTCACCTACCACTTCGGGGGGAAGACGGAGCTGATCGCCGCAGTGATGCGGCGGAGGTACACGGCCCTCCGGGAGCTCCAGCTGGGTGCCCTGACCAGGCTGTTGGCGGAGTCCACCGAGATCCCGACCGTTCGTCAGCTCCTCGACACCGTCTATCGACCGTGGTTCGAGATGGTGGGTTCCGATGATCAGGGTTGGCGCAGCTACTCGCGACTGGTCGCCGGAACCTTGAACGACGGGATCCTCGCCGACCTCATCGAGGACCATGCCGGCCAGTGGCGGGAGGCCCTCGTCGCGGCGCTGTGCCGGGCCTGTCCCGGAGCGGACGAGAAGACTGTCATGCAGGCCCTCGCGCTGACCTTCGGGGCGGCGTTGCCCTTCGTCGCCCCGCCGGCGGCCTCGACGGCCGGTGGTCCGGACGCGCCGACCGTGTCGGATCGCGACTACGAGCGATTCCTCCACTTCGTCTCCTCCGGGTTCGAGAGCATGGCCTCCTGGCCGATCGGGTAG
- a CDS encoding FtsW/RodA/SpoVE family cell cycle protein encodes MPAPASASPSSASPASDPRAQAVPDSPRRGKELVLLIAAAVIVGFSLLLVQLAQEQELSLAPLWITLAFLGLTGGAHLLIRWLAPYADPVLLPGVALLNGLGLVLIYRLDLTYAANAAASGNDPPGMDVTRQLLWTFLGLSVMAVVLYFLRDHRVLARYGYTMGFAGLVLLAIPAVLPSRFSEINGAKNWIILPGFTIQPGEFAKILLIIFFASILVEKRELFTTAGKRVLGVDLPRARDLGPIIVAWFLSLGVLVFNTDLGMCLLLFATVLTMLYVATERVSWLLIGVVLVAIGGVLAYALFGHVRVRFQIWQDPFAFFDTGGYQSSQALFGLASGGMGGTGLGNGRPDQVPFANTDFITSTIGEELGLIGLAAVLMVYAILILRGIRVGLTIRDSFGKLVAVGLAFTVAIQVFVVVGGVSTLIPLTGLTLPFMAYGGSSLLSNYALLAILLRLSHDARRPVPTPRQAPALADAATGMMRTPRLSPGRKSG; translated from the coding sequence ATGCCCGCACCCGCGTCAGCATCACCGTCGTCGGCCTCACCCGCATCCGACCCCCGGGCACAGGCGGTGCCCGACAGTCCGCGCCGGGGCAAGGAACTCGTCCTGCTCATCGCCGCCGCGGTGATCGTCGGCTTCTCGCTGCTGCTGGTCCAACTCGCCCAGGAGCAGGAACTGTCGCTGGCGCCGCTGTGGATCACCCTGGCGTTCCTCGGCCTCACCGGCGGCGCGCACCTGCTCATCCGTTGGCTCGCCCCCTACGCCGACCCGGTGTTGCTGCCGGGCGTCGCGCTGCTCAACGGGCTGGGACTGGTCCTCATCTACCGCCTCGACCTGACGTACGCGGCCAACGCCGCCGCGAGCGGCAACGACCCACCCGGGATGGACGTCACCCGGCAGCTGTTGTGGACGTTCCTCGGGCTGAGCGTGATGGCGGTCGTGCTGTACTTCCTGCGCGACCACCGCGTCCTGGCCCGGTACGGCTACACGATGGGGTTCGCCGGCCTCGTCCTGCTCGCGATCCCGGCGGTGCTGCCCTCCCGGTTCTCCGAGATCAACGGCGCCAAGAACTGGATCATCCTGCCCGGGTTCACCATCCAGCCCGGCGAGTTCGCCAAGATCCTGCTCATCATCTTCTTCGCCTCGATCCTGGTGGAGAAGCGCGAATTGTTCACGACCGCCGGTAAGCGCGTGCTGGGCGTGGACCTGCCGCGTGCCCGCGACCTCGGGCCCATCATCGTGGCCTGGTTCCTCTCGCTGGGCGTACTGGTGTTCAACACGGACCTGGGCATGTGCCTCCTGCTGTTCGCCACCGTCCTGACCATGCTGTACGTGGCCACCGAGCGGGTCAGCTGGCTGCTCATCGGAGTGGTCCTGGTCGCGATCGGCGGGGTGTTGGCGTACGCGCTGTTCGGGCACGTGCGCGTGCGGTTCCAGATCTGGCAGGACCCCTTCGCCTTCTTCGACACCGGCGGCTACCAGAGCTCGCAGGCCCTGTTCGGCCTCGCCTCCGGCGGCATGGGCGGCACCGGGCTCGGCAACGGCCGGCCCGACCAGGTGCCGTTCGCCAACACCGACTTCATCACCTCCACCATCGGCGAGGAGCTGGGCCTCATCGGCCTGGCCGCGGTGCTGATGGTCTACGCGATCCTCATCCTGCGCGGCATCCGGGTGGGGCTGACCATCCGCGACAGCTTCGGCAAGCTCGTCGCGGTGGGACTGGCGTTCACCGTGGCGATCCAGGTGTTCGTGGTGGTCGGAGGCGTGTCCACCCTCATCCCCCTCACCGGGTTGACGCTGCCGTTCATGGCCTACGGCGGGTCCAGCCTGTTGTCCAACTACGCGCTGCTGGCCATCCTGCTGCGGCTGTCCCACGATGCGCGCCGCCCGGTCCCCACCCCCCGTCAGGCGCCCGCCCTGGCCGACGCCGCCACCGGCATGATGCGGACCCCGCGCCTGTCGCCGGGCCGGAAGAGCGGGTGA
- a CDS encoding DUF3662 and FHA domain-containing protein, with the protein MGIVGKFERTLQGAVGDAFARLFGGRVVAAEVEAQLRKQAEASLKVVDGHLLVSNSYTITLARSDYESFTEDEALAVKTFSRHLSDHITEQGWETYGPVTVTFVERDDLHTGQMRIDGVVDPDAVPFHISAAAPAPAPDHPAPSSPGEDGPRAGGTNASKENSDMQAPVSNYPVTTGSGSRGAGWGGPSDAPTQITQGRSSLTVTLHLEDGSGRTFRLQRGSNLLGRGQDAAFRLPDTGVSRQHADIHFDGREAVLTDLGSTNGTTVNDGPIQDWQLADGDVIRVGHSEITVRFD; encoded by the coding sequence ATGGGGATCGTCGGGAAGTTCGAGCGCACCCTCCAGGGCGCCGTCGGCGACGCGTTCGCCCGCCTCTTCGGCGGTCGGGTCGTGGCGGCCGAGGTGGAGGCGCAGCTGCGCAAGCAGGCGGAGGCCTCCCTCAAGGTGGTCGACGGACACCTGTTGGTGTCCAACAGTTACACCATCACCCTCGCGCGGTCGGACTACGAATCGTTCACCGAGGACGAGGCGCTGGCGGTCAAGACCTTCTCCCGCCACCTGTCGGATCACATCACCGAGCAGGGCTGGGAGACCTACGGTCCGGTCACCGTGACCTTCGTGGAGCGTGACGACCTCCACACCGGACAGATGCGTATCGACGGGGTCGTGGACCCCGACGCCGTCCCGTTCCACATCTCGGCCGCCGCGCCGGCACCGGCCCCGGACCACCCGGCACCGTCGTCGCCGGGTGAGGACGGGCCGCGTGCGGGCGGGACGAATGCGAGCAAGGAGAACAGCGACATGCAGGCACCCGTTTCCAACTACCCCGTCACGACCGGTTCCGGTTCCCGGGGCGCCGGGTGGGGCGGTCCGTCCGACGCTCCGACCCAGATCACCCAGGGCCGGTCCTCCCTGACGGTGACGCTGCACCTCGAGGACGGCTCGGGGCGCACGTTCCGGCTCCAGCGGGGCTCCAACCTGCTGGGACGTGGGCAGGACGCGGCGTTCCGGCTTCCCGACACCGGGGTGTCGCGACAGCACGCGGACATCCACTTCGACGGCCGCGAGGCGGTTCTCACCGACCTCGGCTCGACCAACGGCACCACCGTGAACGACGGGCCGATCCAGGACTGGCAACTCGCCGACGGGGACGTCATCAGGGTCGGACACTCGGAGATCACCGTCCGATTCGACTAG
- a CDS encoding glycosyltransferase family 2 protein, with translation MTAARTTVVVCANSSDRYPQLVAAVGSVLEQSRPPAEVIMVIDHNPDLLGRVTRRFPDLVAVENSGPQGLSGARNTGTARARGDIVAFLDDDAEADPGWLEAMTAHFARPEVLGVSGFAEPQWAVGRPGWWPDEFDWVVGCSYRGLPLRPEPVRNLMGCAMALRRDVVRAAGGFDTALGRTRSGAAGCEETELCIRAAGIFPGGVFLHEPAARVRHHVPASRGTLGYFRSRCFAEGVSKRLVTRRTGAGNGLASEYTYTTRTLPAGVVRNLARALRGDPAGVLRAAAIGYGLGATMAGFLTAPGRRTRTPGASAVLPTVDPVLPLVIDVCEPPRPLRTGSDHGPYQRAWCLLLDDGIPVSEHEIPLDGTEETTADLLGRLERTGAGGAGRRTRSAGRGRTRDDTTVVIATRGRPALLAECLESIAGGTTVPSRVVVVDNARPDDETEQLVTRYRMPGSEVAYVREDRPGLALAHNAALPHVATGLVAFTDDDVWVHDRWLENITSAFDADPDTVCVTGMIAPRELDTLAQQWVEAQGVYSKGFRSRVFDNAEHRGDNPMFPYAAGTFGSGANMAFRTDFLRTIGGFDGALGTGTVTKGGDDLAVFYDVIRHGGRLTYVPSAIVLHPHHRDYAALRRQVYGYGAGLGAHLTRCVLDEPRAVVTMLRNHRAATARLATILHPPRSRGLPAYPRDLSRAQRSGLASGPARYLLSRYGSRGPSERRVSA, from the coding sequence ATGACCGCGGCGCGCACCACGGTGGTCGTGTGCGCGAACTCGTCGGACAGGTACCCGCAGCTGGTCGCAGCGGTCGGGTCCGTGCTCGAGCAGTCCCGCCCACCCGCCGAGGTCATCATGGTGATCGACCACAACCCCGACCTGCTGGGACGAGTGACGCGACGGTTCCCGGACCTGGTCGCGGTGGAGAACTCCGGGCCGCAGGGTCTGTCCGGGGCGCGCAACACGGGAACAGCTAGGGCCCGCGGCGATATCGTGGCCTTCCTCGATGACGACGCCGAGGCCGACCCCGGCTGGCTCGAGGCGATGACCGCGCATTTCGCCAGGCCCGAGGTGCTCGGGGTCAGCGGGTTCGCGGAACCGCAGTGGGCGGTCGGCCGGCCCGGATGGTGGCCGGACGAGTTCGACTGGGTGGTGGGCTGCAGCTATCGGGGCCTGCCGCTCCGGCCGGAACCGGTGCGGAACCTGATGGGTTGCGCGATGGCGCTCCGCCGGGACGTCGTCCGGGCGGCGGGGGGATTCGACACCGCGCTGGGCCGGACCCGCTCCGGTGCGGCCGGTTGCGAGGAGACCGAACTGTGTATCCGTGCCGCCGGGATCTTCCCCGGCGGTGTCTTCCTCCACGAGCCGGCTGCGCGGGTGCGCCACCACGTCCCGGCATCCCGGGGCACCCTCGGATACTTCCGCTCACGGTGCTTCGCCGAAGGTGTCTCCAAGCGTCTCGTCACACGTCGTACCGGCGCGGGCAATGGGCTCGCCTCGGAATACACCTACACGACGAGGACCCTGCCCGCCGGGGTGGTGCGCAATCTCGCGCGAGCCCTCCGCGGCGATCCGGCGGGGGTGTTGCGTGCGGCAGCGATCGGCTACGGGCTCGGGGCGACGATGGCGGGCTTCCTCACGGCCCCCGGCCGCCGGACGCGGACGCCCGGTGCGTCTGCCGTGCTCCCGACGGTGGATCCGGTGCTCCCCCTGGTCATCGACGTCTGTGAACCGCCCCGGCCGCTGCGCACCGGGTCGGACCATGGCCCGTACCAGCGGGCGTGGTGCCTTCTCCTCGACGACGGGATCCCGGTCAGCGAACACGAGATCCCCCTGGACGGAACCGAGGAGACCACCGCAGACCTGCTCGGACGCCTCGAGAGGACCGGGGCAGGAGGTGCGGGACGCCGCACCCGGTCGGCCGGGCGTGGGCGTACCCGAGACGACACGACGGTGGTGATCGCCACCCGCGGACGACCCGCACTGCTGGCGGAATGCCTGGAGTCGATCGCGGGCGGGACGACGGTGCCCAGCCGGGTGGTCGTGGTCGACAACGCACGACCCGACGACGAGACCGAACAGTTGGTCACCCGGTACCGGATGCCGGGGAGCGAGGTCGCGTACGTACGCGAGGACCGGCCCGGCCTGGCGCTCGCGCACAACGCTGCTCTCCCGCACGTCGCGACCGGACTCGTCGCGTTCACGGACGACGACGTGTGGGTCCACGACCGCTGGCTCGAGAACATCACGAGCGCATTCGACGCCGATCCCGACACCGTGTGTGTGACGGGGATGATCGCGCCCCGCGAACTGGACACCCTCGCCCAGCAGTGGGTGGAGGCCCAGGGGGTCTACAGCAAGGGCTTCCGGAGTCGCGTGTTCGACAACGCGGAGCACCGGGGCGACAACCCGATGTTCCCCTACGCCGCGGGCACCTTCGGCTCGGGGGCGAACATGGCGTTCCGTACGGACTTCCTGCGCACGATAGGTGGGTTCGACGGGGCGCTCGGCACGGGCACCGTCACGAAGGGCGGCGACGACCTCGCGGTCTTCTACGACGTCATCCGCCACGGGGGCCGTCTGACCTACGTGCCCTCGGCCATCGTGCTGCATCCGCATCACCGCGACTACGCGGCACTCCGACGTCAGGTGTACGGGTACGGCGCGGGGCTGGGCGCTCATCTGACGCGGTGCGTCCTCGACGAGCCCCGCGCGGTGGTGACGATGCTGCGCAACCACCGGGCCGCGACGGCCAGGCTCGCGACCATCCTGCACCCGCCCCGGTCGCGGGGACTGCCCGCCTACCCGCGCGACCTGTCGCGGGCACAGCGCAGCGGGCTCGCCTCGGGGCCGGCCCGGTACCTGCTCAGCCGCTACGGCTCGCGTGGTCCCTCCGAGCGACGGGTGAGCGCATGA
- a CDS encoding glycosyltransferase family 2 protein, protein MSTNINGNARSIPLHNATRAPRVSLVIPTLNEAENLGCLLPTIGDIVDELVIVDGRSTDGTIETALSLRPDALIVKEPRAGKGYALQAGFSACSGDIIVMMDADGSMAPAEIDTFVSALLAGADVVKGSRFLQGGGSGDLTGVRMLGNAVLTRTVRWTFGGRFSDLCYGYMAFWRDVLPFFDEEVGGFEIETFLNVRSLAAGLRVVEVASYEEHRINGESNLSAIKDGYRVLSTIVRERRRVRRYRASLGLHRPDLHSGAPMPHPVIALRDHRTHSVVTATTFPAASGSSVAGVAVAAVVGEGNTCPAHEQ, encoded by the coding sequence ATGAGCACCAACATCAACGGCAACGCACGGAGTATTCCGCTGCACAACGCCACACGAGCACCGAGAGTCAGCCTGGTCATACCGACTCTGAACGAGGCGGAGAACCTCGGCTGTCTCCTACCGACGATCGGGGACATCGTCGATGAGCTGGTCATCGTCGACGGGAGGTCGACCGACGGCACCATCGAGACCGCACTCTCGCTGCGTCCGGACGCACTGATCGTCAAGGAGCCGCGTGCCGGCAAGGGGTACGCGCTGCAGGCGGGCTTCAGTGCCTGTAGCGGCGACATCATCGTGATGATGGATGCGGACGGATCGATGGCACCAGCCGAGATCGACACGTTCGTCTCGGCGCTCCTCGCCGGCGCGGACGTCGTCAAGGGTTCCAGATTCCTCCAGGGCGGGGGCAGCGGAGACCTCACGGGGGTCCGCATGCTGGGGAACGCGGTCCTGACACGTACCGTCCGCTGGACGTTCGGCGGTCGGTTCTCGGATCTGTGCTACGGATACATGGCGTTCTGGCGCGACGTCCTGCCGTTCTTCGACGAGGAGGTCGGCGGGTTCGAGATCGAGACCTTCCTCAACGTCCGTTCACTGGCCGCCGGGCTCCGGGTGGTGGAGGTCGCGTCGTACGAGGAACACCGCATCAACGGCGAGAGCAATCTGAGCGCCATCAAGGACGGGTACCGGGTGTTGAGCACCATCGTCCGCGAACGCCGTCGCGTGCGCCGCTACCGCGCGAGCCTCGGGCTGCACCGCCCCGACCTGCACAGCGGGGCACCGATGCCCCATCCGGTGATCGCCCTCCGTGATCACCGGACGCACAGCGTGGTGACGGCCACGACGTTCCCGGCAGCGTCCGGATCGTCGGTCGCAGGGGTGGCCGTCGCCGCCGTGGTCGGCGAGGGGAACACCTGCCCGGCGCACGAGCAATGA
- a CDS encoding GNAT family N-acetyltransferase, which produces MSIVEVTSPAPRERWRELVASSDSALPEHAPGWTDALCATGRYADVSRHYSFEDGGEALLPLVARRGPTGIGGWAGSYPAAWGIGGPLDTGLSTDAARSILRDLRGLGCQRIGIRPNPLDGPVWVAAARAEEVSTIPRRAHVLDLSAGVEAVWAGMNQSGRRNVRLARRAGVRLEVGSGGTLLDEYYELFLSSIDRWAEKQREPRALARARARRRDPLSKLRTMGDRLGEDFRVILAHLDGAPVAGAIVLYGPTGHGTRAAMDGDRIGKSHASELVYWTAIELACESGCSTFHMGESGRSKALAQAKEKFGARAYDYAELRIERLPWTRMDTVVRTGVKRLIGFADE; this is translated from the coding sequence GTGAGCATCGTCGAGGTCACCTCCCCGGCCCCCCGGGAGCGCTGGCGCGAACTCGTCGCGAGCTCGGACAGTGCGCTGCCCGAACACGCTCCGGGGTGGACCGACGCACTGTGCGCCACGGGTCGCTACGCGGACGTGAGCCGTCACTATTCGTTCGAGGACGGCGGCGAGGCGCTGCTGCCGTTGGTGGCGCGCCGGGGGCCGACCGGCATCGGTGGATGGGCGGGCTCGTACCCGGCTGCCTGGGGGATAGGCGGCCCCCTCGACACCGGCCTCTCGACGGATGCCGCGCGGTCGATACTCCGGGACCTGCGCGGATTGGGGTGTCAGCGCATCGGGATCAGACCCAACCCACTCGACGGGCCGGTGTGGGTGGCCGCGGCTCGGGCCGAGGAGGTCTCGACCATCCCGCGGCGTGCCCACGTGCTGGACCTGTCCGCAGGGGTGGAGGCCGTGTGGGCGGGTATGAACCAGTCGGGCAGGCGAAACGTCCGTCTGGCGCGCCGCGCCGGCGTCCGACTCGAGGTGGGTTCCGGGGGGACCCTGCTCGACGAGTACTACGAGTTGTTCCTCTCGTCGATAGACCGCTGGGCCGAGAAGCAACGTGAACCCCGCGCTCTCGCCAGGGCACGGGCGCGTCGCCGTGACCCGTTGAGCAAGCTGCGCACGATGGGAGACCGGCTCGGGGAGGACTTCCGCGTGATCCTGGCCCACCTGGACGGTGCCCCGGTGGCGGGGGCGATCGTCCTGTACGGCCCCACCGGACACGGGACGCGGGCGGCGATGGACGGCGACAGGATCGGGAAGTCCCACGCCAGCGAACTCGTCTACTGGACCGCCATCGAGTTGGCCTGTGAATCGGGGTGTTCGACGTTCCACATGGGGGAATCCGGACGGTCCAAGGCCCTCGCGCAGGCCAAGGAGAAATTCGGTGCCCGAGCCTATGACTACGCCGAACTCCGCATAGAACGACTTCCGTGGACCCGGATGGACACCGTCGTCCGCACCGGGGTCAAGCGCCTGATCGGCTTCGCTGATGAGTAA
- a CDS encoding polysaccharide deacetylase family protein, which yields MTQNLPVLLYHSVTDSPVPGFEKFTVHPDQFESHLDHLLDDDRLVMSLGRLAAHISTGTPLPEGAMAITFDDGLADFAHHAWPLLHARGMPATLYTVAGYIGDRSRWLPADAGRMRMLSADELTALADDGVEIGAHSMTHPQLDLVPLVRARQEIVESKDVLEQLLGRPVTSFAYPHGHHTRAVKDLVSGAGYTSAAAVRNMLSHDRDDVFAIARLTVTDAVTESDIGRLLQGRGARRAPRHQLLRTRAGRQVRRLREWSGRTR from the coding sequence ATGACCCAGAACCTGCCCGTGTTGCTCTACCACTCCGTCACCGACTCGCCCGTCCCCGGGTTCGAGAAGTTCACCGTTCATCCCGATCAGTTCGAATCGCACCTGGACCATCTGCTCGACGACGACCGCCTCGTCATGTCCCTCGGCCGGTTGGCAGCGCACATCAGTACCGGCACCCCGTTGCCGGAAGGCGCGATGGCCATCACGTTCGACGACGGTCTGGCGGACTTCGCACACCACGCGTGGCCCCTACTGCACGCCCGGGGCATGCCCGCCACGTTGTACACGGTCGCCGGATACATCGGAGACCGGAGCCGATGGCTGCCCGCCGACGCCGGGCGCATGCGGATGCTCAGCGCGGACGAACTGACAGCCCTGGCCGACGACGGCGTCGAGATCGGAGCTCACAGCATGACCCATCCACAGCTCGATCTGGTTCCACTCGTCCGCGCCCGTCAGGAGATCGTCGAGAGCAAGGATGTCCTCGAACAGCTGCTCGGGCGACCGGTCACCTCGTTCGCGTACCCGCACGGCCATCACACCCGGGCGGTCAAGGACCTCGTGTCGGGTGCCGGGTACACCTCGGCCGCCGCGGTACGGAACATGCTCAGCCACGACCGGGACGACGTGTTCGCGATAGCGCGGCTGACCGTGACCGACGCGGTGACCGAGTCCGATATCGGCCGGCTCCTACAGGGCCGGGGGGCGCGGCGCGCGCCTCGACATCAGTTGCTGCGCACCAGGGCGGGCCGTCAGGTGCGACGGCTCCGGGAGTGGTCGGGGAGGACCCGGTGA